A genome region from Thermococcus gorgonarius includes the following:
- a CDS encoding thiamine-phosphate kinase — protein sequence MRESEIIDLFLKHLRKQGDLPLGDDAGAIRLGDEWLVATNDMLVRKTDVPDIMTPEQVGFKAVTMNVSDVAAMGAMPIGFLFSLGVPPDVGRDYLEGVARGIGKALEFYYTPVLSADTNEADDLIIDGIALGVTGRLLTRSGARPGELVCVTGDLGRALAGYLVWKNKLDISKKVRKALYEKFLEPKAKVSEGIKLSEIANSAIDVSDGLARELNLLARRSGVRIELSSESLPIREEVFEVAELLGKDPVELALSSGEEFELVFTVEPEKASCLEFDFSVVGKVEKGSGVYLDGEPLPHLGWEHFSHENF from the coding sequence TTGAGAGAATCCGAAATCATTGATCTCTTCCTCAAACACCTCAGGAAACAGGGCGACCTTCCGCTCGGAGACGATGCCGGAGCTATTAGGCTGGGCGATGAGTGGCTGGTAGCTACAAACGACATGCTCGTGAGGAAGACTGATGTTCCCGATATAATGACGCCCGAACAGGTTGGCTTTAAGGCCGTAACCATGAACGTGAGCGACGTTGCGGCCATGGGGGCAATGCCCATAGGTTTTCTATTCTCCCTCGGTGTTCCTCCGGATGTCGGGAGGGACTACCTTGAAGGGGTCGCGAGGGGAATTGGAAAAGCGCTGGAGTTCTACTATACACCAGTCCTTAGCGCTGATACGAACGAGGCCGACGATCTGATAATAGACGGTATTGCCCTAGGCGTTACGGGGAGGCTTCTCACACGTTCTGGGGCGAGACCGGGCGAGCTGGTCTGCGTTACCGGGGATTTGGGGAGAGCTTTGGCAGGCTATCTGGTCTGGAAAAACAAGCTTGACATATCCAAAAAAGTCCGAAAGGCCCTCTATGAGAAGTTTCTCGAACCGAAGGCAAAGGTGAGCGAAGGGATAAAGCTCAGTGAAATAGCTAATTCTGCCATAGACGTAAGCGATGGTCTTGCCAGGGAACTCAATCTCTTGGCGAGGAGGAGCGGTGTGAGGATAGAGCTCAGCTCTGAAAGCCTTCCAATAAGGGAGGAAGTCTTTGAGGTTGCGGAGCTTCTCGGGAAAGATCCTGTTGAGCTGGCCCTTTCGAGCGGTGAGGAGTTCGAGCTCGTTTTCACCGTTGAGCCCGAAAAGGCTTCCTGCCTTGAGTTCGATTTCTCGGTCGTTGGAAAGGTTGAAAAAGGAAGCGGTGTTTACCTCGATGGTGAGCCACTGCCCCATCTGGGATGGGAGCATTTTTCACATGAAAACTTTTAA
- a CDS encoding TIGR00375 family protein: MQVDADLHIHSRYSKAVSKAMTIPNLAENARFKGLGLVGTGDILNPKWEAELLKYTEKADEGTYERNGIGFLLTTEVEDNRRVHHVLIFPSIEAVREMRERLRPYSSDIETEGRPHLSLSAAEIADLANELDVLIGPAHAFTPWTSLYKEYNNLKEAYGNAKIHFLELGLSADSEMADMIKAHHKLTYLSNSDAHSPMPHRLGREFNRFEVKEVTFEEIRKAILRRGGRRIVLNAGLDPRLGKYHLTACSRCYTKYSLEEAKAFHWKCPKCGGRIKKGVRDRILELADTNERPKDRPPYIHLAPLAEIIAMVIGKGVETKAVRIIWERFLREFGSEIRVLVDAPVETLAQVNEEVAKAVWAYREGKLIVVPGGGGKYGEIRLPEEIRNASIDELESVEVELPAEEKPKQRSITEFLGVRP; this comes from the coding sequence CAACTTGGCTGAAAACGCCCGCTTTAAGGGTCTAGGCCTGGTTGGAACCGGTGACATACTGAACCCGAAGTGGGAGGCGGAACTGCTTAAATACACAGAAAAGGCCGACGAGGGGACCTACGAGAGGAACGGGATCGGGTTTCTTCTTACGACTGAGGTTGAAGACAATAGAAGGGTTCACCACGTCTTAATCTTTCCGAGCATAGAGGCCGTCCGCGAGATGCGGGAGAGGCTGAGGCCCTATTCGAGCGATATTGAGACTGAAGGAAGGCCACACCTGAGCCTCTCGGCGGCGGAGATAGCTGACCTGGCCAACGAGCTGGACGTTTTGATAGGACCGGCCCACGCTTTTACGCCCTGGACGAGCCTCTACAAGGAATACAACAACCTTAAAGAGGCCTATGGCAACGCCAAAATCCACTTCCTTGAGCTGGGCCTCTCTGCCGACAGCGAGATGGCTGACATGATAAAGGCCCACCATAAGCTTACCTACCTCAGCAACAGCGACGCCCACTCGCCAATGCCCCACAGGCTTGGCAGGGAGTTCAACCGCTTCGAGGTGAAAGAAGTAACCTTTGAAGAAATCAGAAAGGCAATCCTGAGGCGCGGCGGCAGGAGGATAGTCCTCAACGCGGGCCTCGACCCTCGCCTTGGTAAGTATCACCTGACGGCCTGCTCCCGTTGCTACACGAAGTACAGCCTTGAGGAGGCCAAGGCCTTCCACTGGAAGTGTCCAAAGTGCGGGGGCAGGATAAAAAAGGGCGTTCGTGACAGAATCCTTGAGCTGGCCGATACTAACGAGAGGCCAAAGGACAGGCCACCTTACATCCACCTCGCACCCCTCGCGGAGATAATAGCGATGGTCATCGGGAAGGGCGTAGAGACGAAGGCCGTCAGGATTATCTGGGAGCGCTTTTTGCGGGAGTTCGGGAGTGAGATAAGGGTTCTCGTTGATGCCCCTGTTGAAACTTTGGCTCAGGTTAACGAGGAAGTGGCGAAGGCGGTGTGGGCCTACCGGGAGGGCAAGCTGATAGTTGTTCCCGGCGGTGGCGGTAAGTACGGCGAGATTAGACTGCCGGAGGAGATAAGGAACGCTTCCATAGACGAGCTGGAGAGCGTTGAGGTCGAGCTTCCAGCGGAGGAGAAACCCAAGCAGAGGAGCATAACGGAGTTCCTGGGGGTGAGACCTTGA